TGAAACAAAAAATCTGACGAAGCAATATGGCTCGCAAAAGAGTGTGGCTGACTTAAATATCCATGTGAAGCGTGGGAGAATTTATGGTCTGCTTGGCAGAAACGGAGCCGGAAAAACCACTACCATGAAAATGCTGTTGGGCTTAACGAAGCCGACTTCCGGAGAGGTCAAAATCTGGGGAAAGTCTTTACAGGGGAATGAAAAGAAATTGCTGCCCCGTATCGGCAGCTTGATTGAGTCCCCCGGTTTTTATCCCAATCTGACCGGCACAGAAAACCTGCGTATTTTTGCTACTCTGCGGGGTGTACCAAACAATCATGCCATCAAAGATGCTCTGGATTTGGTAGGACTTCCCTACAAAGATAAAAAACTCTTTTCTCAGTATTCTCTTGGTATGAAGCAGCGGCTTGCCATCGCCCTTGCCGTTATGCACGATCCAGAACTTTTGATTTTGGATGAACCGATCAACGGTCTCGATCCTATCGGTATTGCAGAAGTACGCTCTTTTATTCGGGAGCTTTGCGACGCAAGAGGAAAAACCATTTTGATTTCCAGTCACATTCTTTCGGAGATTTCCCTGCTGGCTGACGATATTGGAATTATCGATCACGGCGCATTGCTGGAAGAAGAAAGCCTTGCTGAACTGGAGCAAAAAAGCAGTAAGCATATCCGGTTTACACTCTCTGATACTGCACAGGCGGCAAGAATTTTGGAACGCAATTTCCATGAAAACCATTTTTCCATACAGGACGACCACAATCTGCGCCTGCACAACCTTGATCTGCCTGTGGGGAAAATTGTAACTGCCTTTGTAGAAAACGGATTGGAGGTATCGGAGGCGCATACTTGTGAAGAAAGTCTTGAAGATTACTTCAAGCGTGTGACAGGGGGCGAAGGAATTGCTTAAACTAATCAAATGCGAATTTTTGAAATTAAAACGGAAGCCCTTGGTATTTATTTCTCTGCTGCTTTCTGTTTTCATGCCATTGGCTTATGCTTTCTTTCTGGCAGATGTAAACACTGATGTGGATGCTGTAAATGGAGTGATGTCCAGCCTGTTCCAGCTCAGTGCTTATTTGCTTTTGATGCCGCTCCTTGTGATACTGGCTTCCAATCTGCTGTTTGAGGAGCTGGACAATGACACACTAAAAAACCTTGTTACCATACCGATAAACAGAACCAAGTTGGTGCTGTCCAAGATGCTGGTTTTGCTATTGTTTGCCGTTGGCTTTATGGCAGTTGGAGGATTGGTAAATCTTGCGGTTTTGCTGTTTCAGGGCTGGGAGCCGGTTGGGTTTTGGATCTTGTTTGGCGTTGGGATAGAAGAAGGGCTGATTATGTGGGTAGGCGCACTTCCATGTATCCTGCTCGTTGTTCTTCTTAATAAAAACTATATCGTGTCGGTCGTGATTACCTTTTTCTATACGACTGCAAATTATATCCTTTCGATGAGCGATGCGTTCCTCACACAGCCTTTTGGTTTGAATATCGGAACCCTGTTTCCGGGACCGCTGGCTTTCCGCTGGACCTTCCAATTTTATGACCAAAGCCAGACCAGTGCGGAATTGGCAGACTTGTTGGAACGGATCAGTCCGTATTTTCTGAATGGTGTTCAGGTGTTCGGTGTGATTGTTGTGGAAGCCGTTGTATTTCTTGCGCTGATTGCGTTGGTTTACCGGCGCCAGGAAATCTAAGGGGGTGTAATTATGTGGGATTTATTAAAAGCAGAATTGCTCAAGCTACGCCGGTGCCAAATACTTTGGGTGGGGCTGGTGGCGCTTGCACTCTGTCCGTTGGTGCAATATGGGAGCCAGCTGATTGTGGAGGCGGAGTACCGAAATCCAAACTATGATTTTTCCACTCTGTTTGAGAATGTTGTCTGGGGCAATACGCAGATGTTTTTTCCGATTTCACTGGTGATGATTGGCAGCTGGCTGATTGACAGAGAATCCACCCA
Above is a genomic segment from Faecalibacterium taiwanense containing:
- a CDS encoding ABC transporter ATP-binding protein codes for the protein MDTNYIIETKNLTKQYGSQKSVADLNIHVKRGRIYGLLGRNGAGKTTTMKMLLGLTKPTSGEVKIWGKSLQGNEKKLLPRIGSLIESPGFYPNLTGTENLRIFATLRGVPNNHAIKDALDLVGLPYKDKKLFSQYSLGMKQRLAIALAVMHDPELLILDEPINGLDPIGIAEVRSFIRELCDARGKTILISSHILSEISLLADDIGIIDHGALLEEESLAELEQKSSKHIRFTLSDTAQAARILERNFHENHFSIQDDHNLRLHNLDLPVGKIVTAFVENGLEVSEAHTCEESLEDYFKRVTGGEGIA
- a CDS encoding ABC transporter permease produces the protein MLKLIKCEFLKLKRKPLVFISLLLSVFMPLAYAFFLADVNTDVDAVNGVMSSLFQLSAYLLLMPLLVILASNLLFEELDNDTLKNLVTIPINRTKLVLSKMLVLLLFAVGFMAVGGLVNLAVLLFQGWEPVGFWILFGVGIEEGLIMWVGALPCILLVVLLNKNYIVSVVITFFYTTANYILSMSDAFLTQPFGLNIGTLFPGPLAFRWTFQFYDQSQTSAELADLLERISPYFLNGVQVFGVIVVEAVVFLALIALVYRRQEI